One part of the Algibacter sp. L1A34 genome encodes these proteins:
- a CDS encoding sensor histidine kinase: MGREGQAILVAVFTLVFLCLILVALFVVFHRRKNHLLLKQKEIEKQFEQEIAKTQIEIREETFRNISWELHDNIGQLLTLAKIQLQDPKNIEDVKETLNKGLIELRSLSKQINPEALKLMRFTEAITQEIERFNRLNFIKASIEVLGEERLMEEKTEIVLFRILQEFFSNTMKHAKARHLSVMVNFKDKELLIIAKDDGKGFDSEKSNNFSGIGLSNIKNRAKLVNAGVSIFSKPNQGTQLTITITHESI; the protein is encoded by the coding sequence ATGGGGCGAGAAGGACAAGCAATATTAGTAGCCGTTTTTACATTAGTGTTTTTATGCTTAATACTTGTGGCTTTATTTGTTGTTTTTCATAGAAGAAAAAATCATTTATTGTTAAAGCAAAAGGAAATAGAAAAGCAATTTGAACAAGAAATAGCTAAAACTCAAATAGAAATAAGAGAAGAAACGTTTAGAAATATAAGTTGGGAATTACATGATAACATTGGTCAATTATTAACATTGGCAAAAATACAACTTCAAGATCCTAAAAATATTGAAGATGTAAAAGAAACTTTAAACAAAGGGTTGATCGAGTTGAGGTCGTTATCAAAACAGATAAATCCTGAGGCATTAAAGTTAATGCGGTTTACAGAAGCGATTACTCAGGAAATTGAGAGGTTTAATAGGCTTAACTTTATTAAAGCTTCAATAGAAGTTTTAGGTGAAGAAAGATTAATGGAGGAAAAAACGGAAATTGTGCTGTTTAGAATCTTGCAAGAATTTTTTTCCAATACAATGAAACATGCAAAAGCAAGGCATTTGAGTGTAATGGTTAATTTTAAGGACAAGGAGCTCTTAATAATTGCTAAAGATGATGGTAAAGGTTTCGATTCAGAAAAATCAAATAATTTTTCAGGAATTGGATTGTCCAACATAAAAAATAGAGCAAAATTAGTAAATGCAGGTGTTAGTATTTTTTCGAAACCAAACCAAGGTACACAATTAACTATTACTATAACTCATGAATCCATATAA
- a CDS encoding response regulator transcription factor produces MNPYKVVIVEDHILLSQAIAGLVNAFSRFEVPYQCNNGQELLDKLKFPNNIPDIVLMDVNMPILNGIETTEIIKNEYPQIKVIALSVEGTDETIIKMLKAGAKGYLLKDVEKEVLEVALKEVISTGYYHTKEVSNILVNSLNDERGTVCKLKERELEFIKLVCSELTYREIAEKMFLSPKTIDGYRDTLFQKLQVKNKIGLVLYAIKNKIVYL; encoded by the coding sequence ATGAATCCATATAAGGTAGTCATTGTTGAAGATCATATTTTGTTGTCTCAGGCAATTGCTGGTTTGGTGAATGCCTTTAGTAGATTTGAAGTGCCTTATCAATGTAATAACGGGCAGGAGCTATTGGATAAATTAAAATTCCCTAATAATATTCCGGATATTGTATTAATGGATGTAAATATGCCTATTCTAAATGGTATAGAAACTACGGAAATTATTAAAAACGAATACCCTCAAATAAAGGTAATTGCTCTTTCGGTTGAAGGAACAGATGAAACCATTATAAAAATGTTAAAAGCAGGAGCCAAAGGTTATTTGCTTAAAGACGTTGAAAAAGAAGTTTTAGAAGTGGCGCTAAAAGAAGTTATTAGTACAGGGTATTATCATACAAAAGAGGTGTCGAATATTTTAGTGAATTCTTTAAATGATGAACGAGGTACGGTTTGTAAATTAAAAGAAAGAGAATTAGAATTTATTAAACTTGTTTGTTCAGAATTAACTTATAGAGAAATTGCTGAAAAAATGTTTTTAAGTCCCAAAACAATTGATGGCTATCGTGATACTTTATTTCAGAAACTACAAGTTAAAAATAAAATAGGTTTAGTGCTTTATGCTATTAAGAATAAGATTGTGTATTTATAA